The Halosimplex litoreum genome has a window encoding:
- a CDS encoding aminotransferase class I/II-fold pyridoxal phosphate-dependent enzyme: MVSERARSVDSFLAMDVLERAGERDDVVHLEVGEPDFDPPEAVFDAAVDSLRGGNTGYTVARGKPELREAIAARYERDYGVAVDPDRIVVTPGSSPGLLLALAALVDPGDEVVLTDPHYASYPKFVRFLNGVVRTVPLRASEGFRPRAGDYERAVGSETSALVVNSPANPTGAVLDGGTLGEIAAVADAADATVVSDEIYHGLSYGAAEHTMLEFTDDAFVLDGFSKRYGMTGWRLGWVVAPPGYAEALNRLAQHVLISAPNFVQDAGVAALETDESWLAEVRDTYRRRRDRLLDAVQAWGLDPGYTPEGAYYVLADVSDLPGSSVEVADLFLNEAGVAVTPGADFGERASDYVRLSYATDVVAIDEAATRVDRLLDRLG; the protein is encoded by the coding sequence ATGGTCTCCGAACGCGCCCGGTCGGTGGACTCGTTTCTCGCCATGGACGTGCTCGAACGGGCGGGCGAGCGCGACGACGTGGTCCATCTGGAGGTGGGCGAACCGGACTTCGACCCGCCCGAAGCGGTGTTCGACGCCGCCGTCGACTCGCTGCGCGGCGGCAACACCGGCTACACGGTCGCCCGCGGCAAGCCCGAACTCCGCGAAGCGATCGCCGCCCGCTACGAGCGCGACTACGGCGTCGCCGTCGACCCCGACCGGATCGTCGTCACCCCCGGTTCCTCGCCGGGGCTGTTGCTCGCGCTCGCGGCGCTGGTCGACCCCGGTGACGAGGTCGTCCTCACCGACCCTCACTACGCTTCCTACCCGAAGTTCGTCCGTTTCCTGAACGGTGTCGTCCGCACGGTCCCGCTTCGCGCGAGCGAGGGGTTTCGGCCGCGAGCCGGCGACTACGAACGGGCCGTCGGCTCCGAAACGAGCGCGCTCGTGGTCAACTCCCCGGCCAACCCGACCGGGGCCGTCCTCGACGGCGGGACGCTCGGGGAAATCGCGGCGGTCGCCGACGCGGCCGACGCGACGGTGGTGTCGGACGAGATCTACCACGGCCTCTCCTACGGGGCGGCCGAGCACACGATGCTGGAGTTCACCGACGACGCGTTCGTGCTGGACGGGTTCTCGAAGCGCTACGGGATGACGGGCTGGCGGCTCGGCTGGGTCGTCGCCCCGCCTGGGTACGCCGAGGCCCTCAACCGACTCGCCCAGCACGTCCTCATCTCCGCGCCGAACTTCGTGCAGGACGCGGGCGTAGCCGCCCTGGAGACCGACGAGTCGTGGCTGGCCGAGGTACGCGACACGTATCGGCGCCGCCGCGACCGGTTGCTCGACGCGGTTCAAGCGTGGGGACTGGACCCCGGATACACGCCCGAGGGGGCGTACTACGTCCTCGCGGACGTGAGCGACCTTCCGGGGTCGAGCGTCGAAGTGGCCGACCTGTTCCTGAACGAGGCCGGCGTCGCCGTCACGCCCGGTGCCGACTTCGGCGAGCGGGCGAGCGACTACGTCCGGCTCTCGTACGCCACCGACGTGGTGGCCATCGACGAAGCAGCGACACGGGTCGACCGGCTGCTCGACCGCCTCGGGTGA
- a CDS encoding CAP domain-containing protein, with translation MVDRKVVVGGAVAVVAVLVVGGIAGAMVLGGGGGGDTPTPDEPDDSDDGSDGGSAATPTRAATTAGNGTATNGTATNGTANGTAGPTVTPTSVATPTATGTPTVTPTPTAVPTRTPILPRTFEEREVELELRRLINDWRTANGLDPYTNDNGSLVVRLNEMSLNHSVGMAQRGELVYETYGLSVPQRYEAFQVKETCQFKRQGKQFIVSPDNYQFQVIAQSYVGRNFQDGGETVFHENETAVARDIFEAWTENPVYADVLEYPNANRLGVGIEITDNNEVWATGSICGSGDTSY, from the coding sequence ATGGTCGATCGGAAGGTGGTCGTCGGGGGCGCCGTCGCCGTGGTCGCCGTGCTCGTCGTCGGGGGGATCGCGGGCGCGATGGTCCTCGGTGGCGGTGGCGGCGGCGACACGCCGACACCCGACGAGCCGGACGACTCGGACGACGGAAGTGACGGCGGATCCGCGGCCACGCCGACCCGGGCCGCGACGACTGCCGGGAACGGGACCGCGACGAACGGAACCGCGACGAACGGAACCGCCAACGGGACCGCGGGCCCGACGGTGACGCCCACGTCGGTCGCGACGCCGACCGCCACGGGAACGCCGACGGTCACGCCGACACCGACGGCGGTCCCGACGCGGACGCCGATCCTGCCCCGGACCTTCGAGGAGCGCGAGGTCGAGCTAGAGCTCCGGCGGTTGATAAACGACTGGCGGACGGCCAACGGGCTGGACCCGTACACGAACGACAACGGCTCGCTCGTCGTGCGGCTCAACGAGATGTCGCTGAACCACAGCGTCGGCATGGCCCAGCGGGGCGAACTCGTCTACGAGACGTACGGCCTGTCGGTCCCCCAGCGCTACGAGGCCTTTCAGGTCAAGGAGACCTGCCAGTTCAAGCGCCAGGGCAAACAGTTCATCGTCTCACCGGACAACTACCAGTTCCAGGTTATCGCCCAGAGCTACGTCGGGCGCAACTTCCAGGACGGCGGCGAGACGGTCTTCCACGAGAACGAGACCGCGGTCGCCCGCGACATCTTCGAGGCCTGGACGGAGAACCCCGTGTACGCCGACGTGCTCGAGTATCCGAACGCGAACCGTCTCGGTGTCGGTATCGAAATAACCGACAACAACGAGGTCTGGGCGACCGGCAGCATCTGCGGCTCCGGCGACACCTCGTACTGA
- a CDS encoding mannonate dehydratase — protein sequence MVQLSLVLPRQPDERWQLAKQMGVEQAVVHPLEVGDDKTRWSYDDLLGTKNWLEDAGLEFGVLEGSVPISDRIRLGLDGRDEDIAEFKQFVRDCGDLGIPVVCYDWMAGVRWARTEAHLESRGGSYTTGYDNAKMDTGPGTEAADVTREQVWEAIEYFLNEVVPVAEEAGVKLGLHPDDPPRESVGEIPRIANSVENYDRVLDIYDSEYNGVTFCQGNFAAMGVDVPETIRHFGEKINFAHFRDVEGDADRFVETWHDDGPTDMQAAMDAFVDAGFDGPMRPDHVPTMAGEDNSNPGYHTKGRLFAIGYMRGLLESAEGTGETVGETTEATEEGA from the coding sequence ATGGTTCAGCTATCGCTCGTGTTACCCCGCCAGCCCGACGAACGCTGGCAGCTCGCGAAGCAGATGGGCGTCGAGCAGGCCGTCGTCCACCCGCTGGAGGTCGGCGACGACAAGACTCGTTGGTCGTACGACGACCTGCTCGGGACGAAAAACTGGCTCGAAGACGCCGGCCTCGAGTTCGGCGTGCTGGAGGGGAGCGTCCCCATCAGCGACCGCATCCGGCTGGGGCTCGACGGCCGCGACGAAGACATCGCGGAGTTCAAGCAGTTCGTCCGGGACTGCGGCGATCTGGGGATCCCGGTCGTCTGCTACGACTGGATGGCCGGCGTCCGCTGGGCGCGCACCGAGGCTCACCTCGAATCCCGTGGCGGGTCCTACACGACCGGCTACGACAACGCGAAGATGGACACTGGCCCCGGCACCGAGGCCGCCGACGTGACGCGTGAACAGGTCTGGGAGGCCATCGAGTACTTCCTGAACGAGGTCGTCCCCGTCGCGGAGGAGGCGGGGGTCAAGCTCGGCCTCCACCCCGACGACCCGCCGCGCGAATCCGTGGGGGAGATCCCGCGGATCGCAAACAGCGTCGAGAACTACGACCGCGTGCTCGACATCTACGATAGCGAGTACAACGGCGTCACGTTCTGCCAGGGTAACTTCGCCGCGATGGGCGTCGACGTCCCCGAGACGATACGCCACTTCGGCGAGAAGATCAACTTCGCGCACTTCCGCGACGTCGAGGGTGACGCCGACCGCTTCGTCGAGACCTGGCACGACGACGGCCCGACCGACATGCAGGCGGCGATGGACGCCTTCGTCGACGCCGGCTTCGACGGCCCGATGCGCCCCGACCACGTCCCGACGATGGCCGGCGAGGACAACTCCAACCCCGGCTATCACACCAAGGGTCGCCTGTTCGCGATCGGGTACATGCGCGGCTTGCTCGAATCCGCGGAGGGGACGGGCGAAACGGTGGGGGAGACCACCGAAGCGACGGAGGAAGGTGCCTGA
- a CDS encoding SMP-30/gluconolactonase/LRE family protein, which yields MTGESPTPDVVADTRCHTGEGPLYHPDEAVVYFLDIPEADLYRYDPAEGSHERVLDSEGAIGGFTIQDSGELLLFCDGGRIQPWRPESGLGEPVVDAVDGEAESRFNDVIADPRGRVFCGTMPTPEGEPGTLYRLETDGSLSVAVEDVRLSNGLGFAPDRRSLYFAETEADRISRYRYDQATGGLSDRETFLDASDLAGHPDGMTVDAEGCVWPAFWDGGRIARYDPDGTELAQVEFPAKKVSAVTFGGPDYDTAYVTTALGPGEGPKGTREEEGDGAGALFAVDLGVGGVPEFRSRIEC from the coding sequence ATGACCGGCGAATCGCCGACGCCCGACGTCGTCGCAGACACGCGCTGTCACACCGGCGAGGGGCCGCTCTACCACCCCGACGAGGCGGTCGTCTACTTCCTCGACATCCCCGAAGCCGACCTCTATCGGTACGACCCCGCCGAGGGGTCCCACGAGCGCGTCCTCGACAGCGAGGGCGCCATCGGCGGGTTCACGATCCAGGACTCGGGCGAGCTACTGCTGTTCTGTGACGGAGGACGGATCCAGCCGTGGCGCCCCGAATCGGGACTCGGCGAGCCAGTCGTCGACGCCGTCGACGGCGAGGCGGAGTCGCGGTTCAACGACGTGATCGCCGACCCGCGCGGGCGGGTCTTCTGCGGGACGATGCCGACACCCGAGGGCGAGCCCGGCACTCTCTACCGACTGGAGACGGACGGCTCGCTGTCGGTCGCGGTCGAGGACGTACGGCTCTCGAACGGGCTCGGATTCGCGCCCGACCGGCGCTCGCTCTACTTCGCGGAGACGGAGGCCGACCGGATATCCCGGTACCGCTACGATCAGGCGACCGGCGGCCTCTCCGACCGGGAGACGTTCCTCGACGCGAGCGACCTGGCGGGCCACCCGGACGGGATGACCGTCGACGCGGAGGGCTGTGTCTGGCCGGCCTTCTGGGACGGCGGCCGGATCGCCCGCTACGACCCCGACGGTACCGAACTGGCGCAGGTCGAGTTCCCGGCGAAGAAGGTGTCTGCGGTCACCTTCGGCGGCCCCGACTACGACACCGCCTACGTGACGACCGCGCTCGGTCCCGGTGAGGGGCCGAAGGGCACCCGAGAGGAGGAGGGCGACGGGGCGGGCGCCCTGTTCGCGGTCGACCTCGGCGTCGGCGGCGTCCCCGAGTTCCGGTCGCGAATCGAGTGCTGA
- a CDS encoding flavodoxin domain-containing protein codes for MGSFLVCYGSSEGQTAKIADRIAARLRDRDHEATAVDAGALETDYPLGGFDAVVVGSSIHVGSHQASVRSFVEANAEALAALPTAFFQVSLSSVADDPEWRAEAARYVEEFLEDTGFQPDRIARFGGALRYSKYGFLKRLVMKRSAREATGDTDTSRDYEYTDWAEVEGFTDDFAAFVERRVATGSNEPT; via the coding sequence ATGGGCTCGTTTCTGGTCTGCTACGGGTCGAGTGAGGGACAGACCGCGAAGATCGCCGACCGGATCGCCGCGCGCCTGCGCGACCGCGACCACGAGGCGACGGCCGTCGACGCCGGGGCGCTGGAGACCGACTACCCGCTGGGCGGGTTCGACGCGGTCGTCGTCGGCTCGTCGATCCACGTCGGGAGCCACCAGGCGTCGGTCCGTTCGTTCGTCGAGGCGAACGCCGAGGCGCTGGCGGCGTTGCCGACCGCGTTCTTTCAGGTCTCGCTGTCCTCGGTCGCGGACGACCCGGAGTGGCGCGCGGAGGCCGCCCGCTACGTCGAGGAGTTCCTCGAGGACACCGGTTTCCAACCGGACCGCATCGCCCGGTTCGGCGGCGCGCTCCGCTACTCGAAGTACGGCTTCCTCAAGCGACTCGTCATGAAGCGGAGCGCGCGCGAGGCGACGGGCGACACCGACACGTCACGCGACTACGAGTACACCGACTGGGCGGAGGTCGAAGGATTCACCGACGACTTCGCCGCGTTCGTCGAGCGACGGGTCGCCACGGGGTCGAACGAACCGACCTGA
- a CDS encoding FKBP-type peptidyl-prolyl cis-trans isomerase, producing MSNESESEETAQDAADETEAETESEVEAEAEGLQHGDFIELDYTARTVEGGDLVDTTDPDVAEEEGVGEDQEFAPRTIVLGEGHVFDAVEADIVGSEVGDSGTVTVPAADAFGEFDDEEVRTISADRIPEDDRYPGAHVDIDGEHGHINTIIGGRARVDFNHPLAGEDVEYDWEVLSEVEDRQERAGALLNVFLDMDLEVWFETDTVEEEQLVESDEDGEASDEASEDDEEESEPEYETVEVEKETLYIEATPQLTMNQQWMMGKQQIAQQLTNLLDIDRIIVQEELGGGMGMMGGMGGMMGGMGGGGAELEEALEDEDIDAEEIVDELEGAEE from the coding sequence ATGAGCAACGAGTCCGAGTCCGAGGAGACAGCCCAGGACGCAGCCGACGAGACCGAGGCGGAGACGGAGTCCGAGGTCGAGGCCGAAGCCGAGGGGCTCCAGCACGGCGACTTCATCGAACTGGACTACACCGCCCGCACCGTCGAGGGCGGCGACCTGGTCGACACGACCGACCCCGACGTGGCCGAGGAGGAGGGCGTCGGCGAGGACCAGGAGTTCGCACCGCGAACGATCGTCCTCGGTGAGGGCCACGTCTTCGACGCCGTCGAGGCGGACATCGTCGGCAGCGAGGTCGGCGACAGCGGCACCGTGACCGTCCCGGCCGCCGACGCGTTCGGCGAGTTCGACGACGAGGAGGTCCGCACCATCAGCGCCGACCGCATCCCCGAGGACGACCGCTACCCCGGCGCGCACGTCGACATCGACGGCGAGCACGGTCACATCAACACGATCATCGGCGGCCGCGCCCGCGTCGACTTCAACCACCCGCTGGCCGGCGAGGACGTCGAGTACGACTGGGAGGTCCTCTCGGAGGTCGAGGACCGCCAGGAGCGCGCTGGCGCGCTGCTGAACGTCTTCCTCGACATGGATCTCGAGGTCTGGTTCGAGACGGACACCGTCGAGGAAGAGCAGCTCGTCGAGTCCGACGAGGACGGCGAGGCTTCGGACGAAGCCTCGGAAGACGACGAGGAGGAGAGCGAGCCCGAGTACGAGACCGTCGAGGTCGAGAAAGAGACGCTGTACATCGAGGCGACGCCCCAGCTGACGATGAACCAGCAGTGGATGATGGGCAAACAGCAGATCGCCCAGCAGCTCACGAACCTGCTTGACATCGACCGAATCATCGTCCAGGAGGAGCTGGGCGGCGGCATGGGTATGATGGGCGGCATGGGCGGCATGATGGGCGGTATGGGCGGCGGCGGTGCCGAACTCGAAGAGGCCCTCGAAGACGAGGACATCGACGCCGAGGAGATCGTCGACGAACTCGAAGGCGCCGAGGAGTAA
- a CDS encoding DUF4129 domain-containing protein, whose translation MQHRPTTDRKRALVAAAAALCAVALATAATALDGSLSTAVPSEAGGSTAGGTSLLALLFALLRAILSPFGISLEAGGGGLGGGSVLPVLVGAVAAVYRHRLAFVAAVVVPMLAALLARRGGGLGELTRRQRASGSPSGDDGGRTETAWPRGDPDEVVARAWVDLVERADVAEPSARTPAEVRRTAVNAGLNPDAVETLTEAFRAVRYGGGSPTESRRSAVRRARRELAADGEREDEAR comes from the coding sequence ATGCAACACCGACCGACCACCGACAGGAAGCGCGCGCTCGTGGCGGCGGCCGCCGCGCTCTGTGCGGTCGCGCTCGCGACCGCGGCGACGGCGCTCGACGGATCGCTCTCGACGGCGGTCCCGTCCGAGGCGGGCGGTTCGACCGCCGGTGGGACGTCGCTGCTGGCGCTTCTGTTCGCGCTCCTCCGAGCGATCCTCTCCCCGTTCGGGATCTCGCTCGAGGCGGGTGGCGGCGGGCTCGGGGGTGGATCCGTGCTCCCGGTGCTGGTCGGGGCCGTCGCCGCGGTCTACCGACATCGACTCGCGTTCGTCGCTGCTGTCGTGGTCCCGATGCTCGCGGCGCTCCTGGCTCGGCGGGGCGGCGGTCTCGGTGAGCTGACCCGTCGCCAGCGAGCGAGCGGGTCGCCGAGCGGGGACGACGGTGGCCGAACGGAAACGGCGTGGCCACGAGGTGACCCCGACGAGGTCGTCGCTCGGGCCTGGGTCGACCTCGTCGAGCGGGCGGACGTGGCCGAGCCGAGCGCTCGCACGCCCGCGGAAGTCCGCCGAACGGCGGTGAACGCGGGATTGAACCCCGACGCCGTCGAGACGCTCACGGAGGCGTTCCGCGCGGTCAGGTACGGCGGCGGGTCGCCCACCGAGTCACGCCGAAGCGCCGTTCGGCGGGCCCGTCGCGAACTCGCCGCCGACGGAGAGAGGGAGGACGAAGCCCGATGA
- a CDS encoding DUF7269 family protein, with protein MTGWRHRVLRAATAVGATALAFALALDWAVSAGAVPPESIRPAWGDSAVVAGFATVAVCAVALVVNHRWLLGRSSTAPAEAPESAATVPRSGTDTDEIFGGVFSSTYRTDAARRRARDRLRKAAVRTVARRQSVPRERAERLVASGHWTDDDAAAAFLGDQSAPRLVRLRRWISTRLAFRYQARRTARAVVAADGSAES; from the coding sequence ATGACGGGGTGGCGGCACCGGGTCCTGCGGGCGGCGACCGCCGTCGGTGCCACCGCGCTCGCGTTCGCGCTCGCCCTCGACTGGGCGGTGTCCGCGGGGGCCGTTCCGCCCGAGTCGATTCGCCCCGCCTGGGGAGATTCGGCCGTCGTCGCCGGGTTCGCGACGGTGGCGGTCTGTGCGGTCGCGCTGGTCGTGAACCACCGGTGGCTGCTCGGTCGGTCGTCGACCGCGCCGGCCGAGGCGCCGGAATCGGCGGCGACCGTCCCCCGGTCCGGCACCGACACCGACGAGATCTTCGGTGGCGTGTTCTCGTCGACCTACCGCACGGACGCGGCGCGCCGGCGGGCGCGCGATCGGCTCCGGAAGGCCGCCGTTCGGACGGTCGCCCGTCGGCAGTCGGTCCCCCGGGAGCGAGCGGAGCGCCTCGTCGCGAGCGGCCACTGGACCGACGACGACGCGGCCGCCGCGTTCCTCGGCGACCAGTCCGCCCCCCGCCTCGTCCGTCTGCGGCGGTGGATATCGACCCGACTCGCCTTCCGGTACCAAGCGCGTCGGACCGCTCGCGCCGTCGTCGCGGCCGACGGGAGCGCCGAGTCGTGA
- a CDS encoding DUF58 domain-containing protein, which translates to MTADGGDHPGTGNGGPRAERTGQWLTAVAITLAVGSVGVYVGRPALLLAAVVGLAYTAYPLVTADPAATLALTRTVDDPAPQQGDAVTVTATLTNTGSRTLPDVRFVDGVPPKLAVTGGTPRRAAALRPGESATVRYAVEARPGTHRFEPATATCYDRSGGVRVEAELAVDAGPGRGTETNGADGADGDDESGDVEAVAALACSVPVEGVPPLRRTARATGRTVVDASGSGVEFDRTREYRPGDPADRIDWRRYARTGALTTVEFRPDRRRSVVVCLDARPRSVRRAGDDDVDAVTAGGAAAAALATTLLNRGARVGAARLGSRFELIAPGSGRHHRERVTALLTDATDTVDGPADPSSSADGFARQVDELLERTGEDAEIVVVTPLLDELGVDAVRRAAGRGRGVATLSPDVTNDGSLGGELVAVERRNRIEALRATGVPVGDWRPGDPVWWPRGDGGVQ; encoded by the coding sequence GTGACCGCCGACGGCGGGGACCACCCCGGCACCGGCAACGGGGGTCCGAGGGCCGAACGGACGGGCCAGTGGCTGACGGCCGTGGCGATCACCCTCGCCGTCGGGTCGGTCGGCGTCTACGTCGGCCGTCCGGCCTTGCTCCTCGCGGCCGTCGTCGGCCTCGCTTACACCGCGTATCCGCTCGTGACGGCCGACCCGGCGGCCACCCTCGCGCTCACGCGGACGGTGGACGACCCTGCACCCCAACAGGGTGACGCGGTGACCGTCACGGCCACCCTGACGAACACGGGGTCACGGACGCTGCCGGACGTTCGGTTCGTCGACGGCGTGCCGCCGAAGCTGGCCGTCACGGGCGGGACCCCGCGGCGCGCCGCCGCGCTCCGACCCGGCGAGTCCGCGACGGTTCGCTACGCGGTCGAGGCTCGGCCCGGAACCCACCGGTTCGAACCGGCGACGGCGACCTGCTACGACCGTAGCGGCGGCGTTCGCGTCGAGGCCGAACTCGCGGTCGATGCCGGTCCCGGCCGCGGCACCGAGACGAACGGAGCCGACGGGGCGGACGGGGACGACGAGTCGGGCGACGTCGAAGCCGTGGCGGCGCTGGCGTGTTCGGTCCCGGTCGAGGGGGTGCCGCCGCTCCGACGGACCGCGCGGGCGACGGGACGGACGGTCGTCGACGCGAGCGGGTCCGGCGTCGAGTTCGACCGCACCCGGGAGTATCGACCGGGCGACCCAGCCGACCGGATCGACTGGCGGCGGTACGCTCGAACCGGCGCGCTGACCACCGTCGAGTTCCGCCCGGACCGTCGGCGGTCGGTCGTCGTCTGTCTCGACGCGCGACCGCGGTCGGTCCGCCGGGCCGGTGACGACGACGTCGACGCCGTGACCGCCGGCGGTGCCGCGGCGGCCGCCCTGGCGACGACGCTGCTCAACCGCGGAGCCCGAGTGGGCGCCGCCCGCCTCGGCTCTCGGTTCGAACTGATCGCTCCCGGCAGTGGCCGTCACCATCGCGAGCGCGTCACCGCGCTGCTGACCGACGCGACCGACACCGTCGACGGACCGGCGGACCCGTCGAGTTCGGCGGACGGGTTCGCGAGGCAGGTCGACGAATTGCTGGAGCGGACGGGTGAGGACGCCGAGATCGTGGTTGTGACGCCGCTGCTCGACGAGCTGGGTGTCGACGCGGTGCGGCGCGCCGCCGGACGGGGACGGGGCGTCGCGACGCTCAGTCCGGACGTGACGAACGACGGATCGCTTGGGGGCGAACTCGTCGCCGTCGAGCGTCGCAACCGCATCGAGGCGTTGCGGGCGACGGGCGTTCCGGTCGGCGACTGGCGACCCGGCGACCCCGTGTGGTGGCCTCGGGGCGACGGAGGTGTCCAGTGA
- a CDS encoding DUF7519 family protein — protein sequence MVTALSAVALLAADPLQFALVAVVGVGSAALLFGAYLRFRGRRLAGSIALVVGLGIVLVAVGLAAVYPAGWVTRTALVLATGGPATLALGLVPLRRSWTGGLVSLATALLVGAVTVRGVLAATDRISLLVALVGAFVAWDAADHAVGLGADVGRGAATVGVSATHLVGSLAVGLAAVAVATGLYGVGPSSVPLLSVVALFTAVVVLLAALTADLLPTGDGVNSRQ from the coding sequence GTGGTCACAGCGCTGAGCGCGGTGGCGCTGCTCGCGGCAGACCCGCTGCAGTTCGCCCTCGTGGCCGTCGTCGGGGTCGGGAGCGCCGCGCTCCTGTTCGGTGCGTATCTGCGATTCCGCGGCCGCCGCCTGGCCGGTTCGATCGCGTTGGTCGTCGGCCTCGGGATCGTCCTCGTCGCGGTCGGACTGGCGGCCGTCTACCCCGCCGGGTGGGTCACGCGGACGGCGCTCGTCCTCGCGACGGGCGGACCAGCCACACTCGCCCTCGGCCTCGTCCCGTTGCGTCGCTCGTGGACCGGCGGACTGGTCTCCCTCGCCACCGCGCTGCTCGTCGGTGCCGTCACCGTGCGAGGAGTCCTGGCCGCGACCGATCGGATCTCGCTCCTCGTCGCTCTCGTCGGTGCGTTCGTCGCCTGGGACGCCGCCGACCACGCGGTCGGACTCGGCGCCGACGTGGGCCGCGGCGCGGCAACCGTGGGGGTGTCTGCGACGCATCTCGTCGGTTCGCTCGCGGTCGGACTGGCCGCCGTCGCCGTCGCCACCGGTCTGTACGGGGTCGGCCCCTCGTCTGTACCGCTCCTCTCCGTCGTCGCCCTGTTCACCGCGGTCGTCGTCCTGCTCGCGGCCCTGACGGCGGATCTCCTCCCCACCGGAGACGGCGTGAACTCGAGGCAGTGA
- a CDS encoding RAD55 family ATPase has translation MVNRLHTGIDVLDRKLGGGIPEGSIVALSAQPASQAELFLYELTATRGTLYLSLDRTAQSVTASIEQSPASTGDPTVRHISGEAPLDNASKLVSALPETSNLIVDPLDVLEAQEPPSRYRSFLNDLQNHIVNTGSLAIVHCLDGRSVPPLRDTTEHFADVIFQLETTTTSDEVENRLAIPKFRGGRAPTDIIKLDLVEQVSIDTSRDIA, from the coding sequence ATGGTCAACCGGCTACACACGGGCATCGATGTCCTCGACCGGAAGCTCGGGGGTGGGATCCCGGAGGGGAGCATCGTCGCTCTCAGCGCCCAGCCGGCCAGCCAGGCGGAGCTGTTCCTCTACGAGTTGACCGCGACCCGCGGCACGCTGTACCTCTCGCTCGACCGCACCGCGCAGTCGGTCACCGCCAGCATCGAGCAGTCACCCGCCAGCACCGGCGACCCCACGGTCCGCCACATCTCGGGCGAGGCGCCGCTGGACAACGCCAGCAAACTCGTCAGTGCGCTCCCCGAGACCTCGAACCTCATCGTCGACCCGCTCGACGTGCTCGAAGCACAGGAACCGCCGTCGCGGTACCGATCGTTTCTCAACGACCTGCAGAACCACATCGTCAACACGGGCAGCCTCGCCATCGTCCACTGCCTCGACGGCCGCAGCGTCCCCCCGCTGCGCGACACCACAGAACACTTCGCCGACGTGATCTTCCAGCTGGAGACGACCACGACCTCCGACGAGGTGGAGAACCGTCTCGCGATCCCCAAATTCCGCGGCGGCCGCGCCCCGACCGACATCATCAAGCTCGACCTGGTCGAACAGGTGTCGATCGACACGAGCCGCGACATCGCGTAG
- a CDS encoding MinD/ParA family ATP-binding protein: MLAIAGGKGGCGKTTTALGLAAALARDGGRPLVVDADCDMPNLHTMADTDRAPGVDAVADGDSIAAVTHRSTAVPGVDVLPAGGASGPIDRTALRRLGRARQRVILDCPAGATDSAAAPLRHADAALVVSTDRPASLDDAAKTARMAETLGARVVGSVLTRTDEPPSAAAARERALARAVEPVVATVPEIAGDVLSDRVGRASYDRLATALVRRNI; the protein is encoded by the coding sequence ATGCTCGCGATCGCAGGGGGGAAGGGTGGCTGCGGCAAGACGACCACGGCGCTGGGACTGGCGGCGGCGCTCGCGCGCGACGGCGGGCGACCGCTGGTCGTCGACGCCGACTGCGACATGCCCAATCTCCACACGATGGCCGATACGGACCGCGCACCCGGTGTCGACGCCGTCGCCGACGGCGATTCGATCGCCGCGGTGACCCACCGGAGCACCGCCGTCCCGGGCGTCGACGTGCTCCCGGCCGGGGGCGCGTCGGGGCCGATCGACCGGACGGCGCTGCGCCGACTCGGACGCGCGCGTCAGCGAGTGATCCTGGACTGTCCCGCGGGCGCGACGGATTCCGCCGCCGCGCCGCTGCGTCACGCCGACGCAGCCCTCGTCGTCTCGACCGACCGCCCGGCGAGCCTCGACGACGCGGCCAAGACCGCACGGATGGCCGAGACGCTGGGCGCCCGAGTCGTCGGGAGCGTCCTGACGCGGACCGACGAGCCGCCGTCGGCGGCCGCCGCTCGCGAGCGTGCCCTCGCTCGCGCGGTCGAACCGGTGGTTGCGACCGTCCCGGAGATCGCGGGTGACGTGCTGAGTGACCGAGTCGGACGCGCGTCGTACGATCGGCTCGCAACGGCGCTCGTGAGGCGGAATATTTAA